A window of Candidatus Binataceae bacterium genomic DNA:
TCGTAAAGTGATCATCTTGGGAGCGGGTCCCAACCGGATTGGGCAGGGATTGGAGTTCGACTATTGCTGCGTGCACGCAGCCTTTGCCCTCAAGCAAGATGGTTTCGAGACCATCATGGTCAATTGCAATCCCGAGACCGTCTCCACCGATTACGACACCTCCGACCGATTATATTTCGAGCCGCTGGTGTTTGAAGACGTGCTGGCGATCGCGCGGCGCGAGCAACCGATCGGCGTGATTGTGCAATTCGGCGGCCAGACTCCATTGAAGCTGGCGACGGCGCTGGCGCGCGCCGGGGTGCCGATTCTGGGGACGCCGCCAGACGCTATCGATCGGGCCGAGGATCGTCAGCGTTTCAACGCAATGGTCGCGCGGCTTGGGCTCCAGCAGCCGCGCGGCGCGATGGCCCGCAATCTGGAGGAGGCGGCCGCTTCAGCTCGCGAAATCGGCTATCCGGTCCTGGTACGTCCCTCGTATGTGCTAGGGGGGCGGGCGATGGAGATAGCGCATGACGAGCAGTCGCTGAGCGCCTTTGCCGGCTACGCGCTGGCAGCGTCCGAGGGGCGTCCGCTGCTGATCGACCAGTATCTGGACAATGCCACCGAAATCGACGTCGATGCGATTTCCGACGGCGAGACCGTGGTGGTCGCTGGCATCATGGAGCATATCGAGTACGCCGGCGTACACTCCGGCGACAGCGCCTGCTCTTTGCCCCCGCGCAGCCTGTCTCAGGCGGTGCAGGCCGAATTGATTCGGCAAACCAAGCTGATGGCGCGCGAGCTAGGCGTACGCGGTTTGATGAACGTGCAATACGCCTACTATCGCGGCGACATCTATGTGCTCGAAGTTAACCCACGCGCCTCGCGCACTATTCCTTTTGTCAGCAAGGCGATTGGTGTCCCGCTGGCCAAGCTGGCGGCGCGCGTAATGGCTGGACGCACCCTGCCCGAGTTGGGCTTCACCCAGGAGATCACGCCGCGTCACGTCTCGGTCAAGGAATCGGTTTTCCCCTTCGTGCGCTTCGCTGGTGTCGATACGATGCTGGGACCGGAGATGAAATCCACCGGCGAGGTGATGGGAATCGCGCCCGATTTCGCGATGGCCTTTGCTAAGGCCGAGCTGGCGGCTGGCACCGATTTGCCATTGGCAGGCAACGTTTTCATCTCGGTGCGCGACGGTGACAAGGCGGAGCTCGAACCAATCGTGCGCGGTCTGACCGCGCGCGGCTTTGAGCTTATCGCCACCCGCGGTACGGCGGCCTTTATCAATCGCATGGGAGTGGCCTGCGCGCGGGTGAACAAAGTCGCCGAGGGCAGTCCCCACGTAGTCGATCTGATGCGCGAGGGACAGATCGTGATGGTCATCAACACGCCCGAGCCAGCCACGCGCCAGGATTCCTTTTCGATTCGGCGCACGGCGCTGGAGGCGCGCCTGCCTTATTTCACCACTATGGCCGGGGCCAAGGCGGCGGTGAGTGCGCTAAGTGCGCTGCGAGAGCGGGCGCACAGCGTGACCGCGCTGCAGGATTACCATCGGGCTAACTTCCAGTCTTGAAGCGAAACTAATTGGGCGGAACGCGGCGGTCACAGGCGCCGCTCCGCGTGCTTGTTGGTTCTCACCAACCACGGGCGAGGTTGGCTTCTGAAGCCCTTTGTAAGAGGTGGTCTTAAGGGTTGGCGTCAAGCTTGACCAGATCGTTGTAGAGCTGGTCGATTTCGCGTCCCAAGGTTTCGTAATCGCCGATCAAATCGTGGGCATCCTTGCGGGTCAGATAGAAATTGGGATCTGCCATTTCGCTCGCCAGTTGCGCCCGGCGTGCCTCCTTCGATTCGATCGCTGCTTCCAGATCGCGGCGCGCGCGTGCCACCCGCTGCTGCTTGCGTTGGGCCTCGCGATCGATCGGCTCCCGCTTAACCGCGCCCTTGCCGTTATGGTCGCCGTTGGCTGATACCGAGGTGGCGGCGGAGCGCGCGGCTGAACCTAGGGTGGGCGCGACCGTGCCGGCCGCCATTTGTTCCTTTTTGACCAAGTAGTCGTCGTAATTGCCTAAATAGCGCAGGGCGCGCCCTTGCCCGACCTCGATTACCTCTTCCACCAGTTGGTTGAGGATGTAGCGATCATGGCTGACGATTACCACCGTTCCGGGATAGCTCTGCAGGGCTTCGAGCAGGCTGTCCTTGGCTACGATGTCCAGGTTGTTGGTGGGTTCGTCCAACAGGAGGCAATTGGTCGGCTGAGCTAGGACTTTGGCTAAGGCCAGACGGCCTTTTTCGCCGCCGGATAACACACCGGTGCGTTTGAGTACGTCGTCACCGGAAAAGAGCATCGCGGCCAGCAAATTGCGAACCGCAAGCTGGCTCAGATGGCGAGCACTGTCGCTCAATTCATCAAGCACAGTCTTTTGTCCATCCAGACTGTCACTCAAGTCCTGAGCGAAATAGCCGATCAGAACATTGTGGCCCACCGTGCGCCGGCCCGCGCTGAGCGGCTCGACTCCCGCCAGCAGCTTCATCAGGGTGGATTTGCCCGCACCATTAGGACCGACCAGGGCGATCCTACCGCCGCGTTCGATCGCCAAGTCGATACCCTCATAGACCAGCAGCTCGCCGTAGCGTTTACCCGCGCCGCTCAACTCCAACACCATCCGGCCGCTGCGCGGGGCTTGCGGGAAACGAATCGCAGGCGGCCGATCGGCGCCCAGCGGCGGCTCCAGCCGCTCGATCTTTTCGAGCTGTTTGACCCGGCTTTGAACCAGCTTGGCCTTGGAGGCCTGGGCGCGGAAGCGGCTGACAAACGCCTCGATATGCTCGATCTCTTCGCGCTGCTTTTCGTACGCCGCCATCTCCAGGGCGAAGCGCTCGTCGCGTTGGCGTAAGTAGAGCGAATAGCCACCCTGATATTCGGTCAGTCGGCCGCGACCGACCTCGACGGTGCGCTGGGTAACCCGGTCTAGGAAATAGCGGTCGTGCGAGACCACAATCATGCCACCGGGGTAACTGAGCAGGAACTCTTCCAGCCAGTTGCGGGCTTCCAGGTCCAGATGGTTGGTGGGCTCATCGAGCATCAGGAACTCGGGCCGTTGCAGCAGGAGCTTGGCCAATCCGATCCGCATCCGAATGCCGCCGGAAAACTCGGCCACATCACGACTCAGATCGCTGGCAGTGAAGCCGAGGCCAAACAGAAGGGATTCGGCACGGCTTTGCGCGGTGTAGAAATCGTGGCGCTCCAGTTCGGTCAGGACTTCGCCCAACTCGGCCAGAGCGGCGTCGTGGTCCGGGTGCTGGGGCTGGGCCAGGATCACTTCCAACTCTTGGCGGCGACGGTTCAGTGCGTCGATTTCGTTCAAGGCGGAAAGCGTTTCCACCAACAGCGGACGGCCGCCCATCTCGGGCGTGTCCTGGGCCAGGTAGCCCACCCGGGCTCGTTGCGGCCTGCTGACCCGGCCGCCGTCCGGTGCTATCAGGCCGGCGATAATCTTGAGCAGCGTGCTCTTACCGGCGCCGTTGAGCCCGACCAGGCCAACCCGGCTGTCATCGCCCATTGCCCAGCTCACGCGATCGAAAATCTTGCGATCGCCGTAATGTTTGGTGAGTTCTTCTAAACTAAGCACTTATTTGAATTAAAAACGTGACAATCAATCCTGCCAAGTTTATCGTCAGAACGCCGACTAGGAAAGGCTGGCATAGGCGAAAGCAGTGAACGACTCAAACAAATAGGAAAGAAGCGATCGCAATCGGGACAAGCTCTTTACCAAAAAAAGGAATCGCGGCGAGTTAAGCGCGAGGCTTGATTGTGCCACACTGGCGATGTGAAGGTATTGTCATGGCAACCGTTCACCCCAACGACCGGCTTCTGATTATCGATCGCAAGCTATTCCGCGACGACCTGACCCGGTTCTTTGTCGGCGTGGTGGAGGATTGCGAGGAAGGAGTGGTCCGCATGCACGGCTACTCCTATCATATCAACCCCTATCAGATGGGCTCGGAGAAGCGAGTGGATGAGCGCACCAGGATTGTGTCGCTGCATGGCACCGATCTGTGCTATGTGCTGCCCCGCGAACTCAATATCGCCCAGGTCGCGGTTACCCATACCACCAAGTCCGTGATCCTGTCCGATGGCCAAGCCTGGAGTCTCGATCTGACCGATTACATGACGCGCGCCTGAGCCTGCGTGTAGGGCGCGCGATGGCGGCGGACGAAATCGCTTATGGCCTTGGCGGTGGCGGCGGGATCGTCCAGAGTAATGTGATGGAAGGTGTGGGGCAGCTCGCGCAACTCGGAGCCAGCGATCTTTCGATGCAGCCAGCGCGCCAGCCGGGGAGAGACGATGGTGCTGCCGGCGCCGCGCAAAATCAGGGTGGGAATCTGCACTGCGCGCGGATCGGGAGCGGGGAGGTGCCCGCCGCGCCGGCGCCAGGCTCGGGTCTGCGGATCGAAGCGGAAAGCCCAATGGCCGTTGGGCAGCTCTTCGGCGCTGGCCAGAGCCAGGCGTGCCAGAGTTTCGGCGCTGGCGGTGGTGGCGGTGGGAATCAAATGAAAGCGACGCACGACCGCTTCGGCCGAGGGGAGTTCGGGCCTGCCACCGGTCTGGGCCCGGCGCTGCCGACGCAGCCAGCGCAGGCGCCGCAGCAGGGAAGGGGGAATTCCCGGGGAGTCGGCCAGCACCAGCATCTCCAGCCCAATCAGCTTCCGCGTCGCTACCCAGAGCGCGACCATTCCGCCCATCGAATGGCCGACTAGAACCACCGGAACTTTTAGCTGGCTGAGAAAAGCCTCGGTATCGGCCACATAGCCCTTGGGTCCGTAACTATCCGGCGCGGCCCATTGGCTTTCCCCATGACCGCGAAAGTCCAGCGCCAAAACCCGTCCCTGGCCGGTCAGTGCCGGTGCCACCGCATCCCACCAATGGGTGTTGGCGGCGCCACCATGGAGTAGTACAAAGGTGCCCAGCGCGTCGTCGCCGCCCCAATCGGCATAATGCAGGCGCAGACCATTGAGGGTGATGTAACGGTTTTCGGGGAAAGCAGCAGCGATTGAGGGACCTGGTTCCAGCGCCATGGCGCGATCTTAGACCACCCACGCCCTCGAAACAGCATCGCGCGTGGTGGATGACCGCGCCCCAGCGGAAACTTGTAGTTCTTGCCAGGCGACCTACTTTCTCGCGAAGGCTTGCACGAATGCTCGCTGGGCGTTCGCCGCGGGCGCGAACAGCAAGCCCAGCAGCCGCTTCTGCGGGCTTCAAGAGTTGTAGGTGCGCCCTCCTGATTGCGATGTCATATTATTTTAGCGTTGCGGATGGCGGCCACGCTCACGTCGAGCATATTTGCGATGGGGAAGCAGCAGCGAGACTGGGTGTGGGTTTTGGCCTAGCGATATTATGGCACTCAGCCTCTGTTTATAATCCGATTCAGATGGAAGCTCGGAGAACTGCGACAGGGTGCTACTGGGGTGGCGCAATCAGAGTAGCGGGTGCGATTATGCTGGTAATGGCGCTGGCTGGGGCAGCGGCGGCGCAGGATAACGGACCGGCGCCGACTGCCATGTCCTTGCCCGAGATGCCGTCAGTGGCGGTCAACGCCTTTCCCACCATCGGAATGGCGCCGCTGACGGTCGGCTTTTTCCCCGCGATCGACGATCCCGAAGGCGGGCAAATCGCATCTTACCGCTGGGATTTTGGCGACGGCACCCAGGCGACCACGCCCCCGGAAGTGACGCTCAAGACCTATACGAAGCCCGGCAGCTATGTGGCCTCGCTGACGATCGTGACCGATGACGGACGGTCGGCAACCGGATTCACCGGAATCACGGTGGAGCGCCCCGCGGCGCGCTGATCATGGCTTCTGGCATGCGTTATAGTCGCTGCGGTCGGTGGGTGCCTTTGGTCGGGCTGGTGGGTTTGCTGGGATGCGCAGCAAATAATGCGTCGACCCAGGAGCTGCAGCGCCAGATCCAGCTTCAGGGCGAGGAGATCAAGCATCAGGAAGCTCAGATTGCTGCCTTGCAAGCGCAAAGCCATCCGCCTCCTATCTTGCCGCCACCCGCCTGCGACCACGAAGTTCTGCACTTGGCCCAGCGTCATGGCGACGAGCAGATGGCGGCGGGCAATTTCAACGGTGCCCTGGGGTATTTCCAAGACGCCTTGACCGCTTGCCCCACGAGCGCCTCGGCTCTGCTTAAAGCAGCGCAAGCGGCGGGTGCGAGCGGAAAGCGCGCACTGGCGATAGAATATTATCATCGTGCCGCAAAGGCGGCCGATCCCGCCGTGGCGGCGCGCGCCCGCCGGGCGCTGGCCGCGATGAATAGAACTCTAAAGTAGATTCGCCTGTCGCTTTCGCTCCTCTTATGCTATCGAAACCGGGCGTAGCTTGACCGTACCGGCAGCGCGGCTGGGGGCTGGGACACGTCGGGGGCAAAATCGGTGTCGATTCTCGAACTCAAGGGACGTCAGTGGACCATCCTGCTCAGCTTGTTTGTCCTGCTGATGCTTGCCACCGGGCCGGGCCTGGGCGCGATCGGGATTATCATGCCAGCGCTGATTCGGGAGTTCCGTTGGGATCGTGCGCAGGTGTCCAGCCTGATCTTCGCCAGCACGTTTGTGGGCGGGCTACTCGGTCCGGTGGTCGGGTGGCTCATCGACTACGCCGGGGCGAACTGGGTGATGGCGACCGGGTTTGCCATTTTAGGCTCTTCATACCTGGGCCTGAGCTACGCTCATAGCTGGGTCGCGATGTTCGCTCTTTACAGCGCCTTTGGCCTGGGAATGGCGATGTCAGGGATGGTGCCGGCGATGGTAGTGGCGGTGAATTGGTTCGGCCACCGGCGCGGAGCGGGCAGTGGAGTGGCCATTTTCGGCTTTACCCTGGGACTGGCCGCCGTTGCTCCGGTGGTGACCGCGCTTATCGCCGCCGGCGGCTGGCGTATCGCGCTGCGCGTGTTGGCACTGCCGCCAATGCTGATCGGCATACCACTTTCGGCCGCGCTGATCCGGACTCGGCCACCGGCGCCGGCTGCATTGACCGCCTCTCAGGAAATGGCCCTGCAGCCCGGCTTGGAGGTCGGCGAAGGGCTGCGCCGGCCGGCCTTCTGGCTTTTGCTCGCGGTGCAGTTCACCTTCGCGATCGGGTTCGGCGAGGTCTTTCTCCATATCGTGACTTATCTGATCGGGGCGGGGTTTGCCCCCGGGCAAGCGGCCGCAATTTTTAGCGCGCAAACCCTGATGAGCGGCGTAGGCGTGGTGTTGCTGGGAATATTGGCCGATCGGCTGAGTGCGCGCCAAGTTCTGAGCGTTTCGATGGTGGTGCTGGCCGCCGGTATCGCCGCTCTGCTGGGCAGTGCCCATCTCGGCTATCGGACGCCGATGGTGCTGTTGTTCATCCTGTGCTGGGGTACGACCGCTACCTCGATCAATACGCTGTTGCCCATTTTGATCGCGGAAACTCTGGGACTGCGCCGCCTGGGTACCTTCAGCGGTATCGTGCTATTGGTGGGCGCCGTGGCCCATTCACTGGGACCGCTGCTCTCGGGTATCCTGTTCGACCTGACTGGCAGTTACGTCCGTCCCTTCGAATTGGCCATCGTCCTGGTTTTCGCCACCGGTCTGCTGGTGGTTGGAGTGAGGCCGGCCAAGGGTTGGGATCGGGTCGAAGAGCCGGTGGATATGCGGGCGGGTGGTTAGGGAGCTTGCATGCTAAAGTAAAGCTTTATGTGGCATCCCGGGATTCGGATTGGATGGTATGTCGGAAGCACAGCGCAGTATCGTAATACACGGCCATTTCTATCAACCACCCCGCGAGAGTCCCTGGACCGGGCTGATCGCGCCCGAGCCCAGCGCGGCGCCCTTTTCCAATTGGAATGAGCGGATTACCAGTGAATGCTATGGGGCCAATGCTCATGCCCCAGTAAGTGCTGGCTCGGTCATTCATCTCCGCAACAACTATGAACATCTGAGCTGCGATTTCGGGCCCACCCTGATGGGTTGGATGCAACGCCACGGCAAACAGGCCTACGGCGCGATCGTGCGCGCCGACGCGCTCAGCGCGCAGCGACTAGGGGGTCAGGGCAACACCCTGGCGCAGTCGTACAACCATTCCATCCTGCCGCTGCTCCTCGACGCCGATAAAGAGCTTCAGATCGCGTGGGGGATCGAAGATTTTCGCTTTCGCTTCAAGCGCCTACCGGTAGGAATCTGGCTGCCCGAATGTGCCGCCGACCCGGCGACACTGGCGGCGGTGGCACGAGCCGGGATCAAGTTCGTGATTTTGGCGCCGTGGCAGGGGCGATTCCAAGCCGCCACGGCCGACGAGAGTGCTGGTGCGGGGCCCTTCGTATGGCGTAGCGACGATCTAAGCTTGGCGGTATTTCGCTACGACCGCGAGCTGAGCAGTCAGGTTGCCTTTGGTGACGCACTCGTCGACGGCGAGCGTTGGGCCGACGCGATTATCGCGCGGGCGCGGGGACTGGCGCCTGGCGCGACCCTGCTCATCGCCACCGATGGCGAGACCTTCGGCCATCATAAGCGCCACGGGGCGGCCGAGTTGGCACGGGCGTTCGATCGGCTGGCGCGCGAGCCGGATTTGAGCATTACCAACTGCGCCGAAGTGCTGCAGCGCGTCGCCCCGGCCGGTAATTTCACCCTGGAAGGGGTGACTTCTTGGAGCTGCGCGCACGGTGTGGAGCGCTGGCGCTCGGATTGCGGCTGTCGTTTGAGCGAGGGCACCTCGCAAAGCTGGCGGGCGCCGCTGCGAGAGGCGATGGAGTTTGTCAAAACGCAGGTGGACACGGTATACGCGCGCGAGGCGGCAAGCGTGTTGGCCGATCCGCGTGCGGCGCTGCTCGAATCTATCGGCTTGGCGCTGGATCCGTCCCCTGCTCTGGCCGAGCAATTCTTTATTCGCTACAAAGTTGGCGAGGAAGCCGCGCGGGCCCGCCTGCAAGCCCTGTTCGAGATGCAACGAGCGGCGCAGGCGGCCTTCACCAGTTGCGCTTGGTTCTTCGATGATTTCGCTGGACTGGAAGGCAGGATCGTGTTGCGCTGGGCGGCGCGGGCGGTGGAGCTGGCGGCCTTCTTTTCCCCCTCCATCGAACCTGAGCTGCTGGAGCGCTTGCGGGGTCTGCATTCCAATCGGCGCGAATCTGGAGACGGAGCGACCTTATATCTGAGCTTAAAGGCTCGCGAGCCGCGAGTCAGGAGTTAGGCCATGGCCAGCACTGGAACAAGCGATATCGAAAGCCTGTTGAGTGAAAGTAGAATATTTCCTCCTCCGCCTTCCTTCAGCAGCCGCGCGCAGATCAAGACCCTGGCCGAATATGACGCTCTATATCGACGCGCTGAGGTCGATCCCGATGGCTTTTGGGCCGAGCAGGCCCGTGAGCTTAGCTGGTTTACTCCCTTCAAGCAGGTTCTGGAGTGGAAGTTTCCATTCGCCCGGTGGTTTGTGGGCGGTCAGCTCAACGTCGCCTACAACTGCCTGGACCGCCACCTGGACGGTCCGCGCCGTAACAAGGCGGCCATCATCTGGGAGGGGGAGCCCGGCGACAGCCGGGTGTTGACCTACCAGCTGCTGGCCCAGGAAGTGGCGCGCGCCGCCAATGGGCTGAAAAGCCTTGGCGTCAAGGCCGGGGATCGGGTGGCGATCTATCTGCCGATGGTGCCCGAAGCGGCGATCGTGATGCTGGCCTGTGCACGCATCGGTGCGATCCATTCAGTGGTCTTCGGCGGCTTTTCTGCCGACGCCCTGCGCGACCGAATCAACGATGCCGAGGCGGTGGTCTGCATCACGGCCGATGGCGGCTGGCGTCGGGGTCAGATTGTGGAACTCAAGCGCAACGCCGACGAGGCTCTGCCTCAGACTCCCTCGGTGCGCCATTGCGTGGTGGTGCGGCGCACGGGCCAAGCCATTGAGATGCAAGCTGGACGCGACCTGTGGTGGGATGACGTGATGGCTGGGCAGAGCGCGCAATGCGAGCCGGTGGCGGTGGATTCCGACCATCCACTCTTCACCCTGTACACCTCGGGCACCACCGGCAAACCCAAGGGGGTGGTCCATTCCAGTGCCGGCTATCTGCTGCACGTGCTGAAGACGATGCGCTGGGTCTTCGACCTGCGCGACGAAGATCTGTTCTGGTGTACCGCCGATGTGGGCTGGGTCACCGGCCACAGCTATGTGGTTTATGGACCGCTGGCGGCGGGGGGCACGACTCTGATGTACGAGGGGGCGCCCAACGCCCCAGCCAACGATCGGTTCTGGCAAATAATCGAGAAGTATCGGGTCAACACCTTTTATACCGCGCCCACCGCGATTCGAACCTTCGTCAAGTGGGGCGACGAATGGGTACGCAAGCACGACCTCTCCAGCCTGCGGCTGCTCGGTTCGGTGGGCGAGCCCATCAACCCGGAGGCCTGGATGTGGTACCACGAAGTGGTGGGTGGTGGGCGCTGCCCGATCGTCGATACCTGGTGGCAGACCGAAACCGGCGGCATTTTGATTAGTCCGATGCCGGGGGCGACTCCTACCAAGCCCGGTTCGGCGACCAAGCCACTGCCTGGCGTGATCGCGGAAGTAGTCAATCGGGACGGACAAGCGGTGGACGTCAACCAGGGCGGGCTGTTGGTTATCAAGCGGCCTTGGCCGGGGATGTTGAGCACGATTTTTCGTGACCCCGAGCGCTATCGGCAGCAGTATTTTTCCCAAATTCCGGAAGTGTACACCACGGGTGACGGCGCGCGGCGCGACCAGGACGGTTACTTTTGGATCATGGGTCGCGTGGACGACGTAATAAACGTCGCCGGTCATCGTCTGGGCACGATGGAAGTGGAAAGCGCGCTGGTCTCTCATCCCACGGTCGCGGAAGCGGCTGTGGTCGGCCGGCCCGACGAACTTAAGGGGCAAGCGCTGGTCTGTTTCGTAACCTTGCAAGGGACTCATGGCGGAAGCGACAAGCTGCGCGAGGAGCTGCGCGCGCACGTCGCCAAGGAAATCGGCGCGTTTGCGCGTCCCGATACGATTCGCTTTACCGAGGCGCTGCCCAAGACCCGCAGCGGCAAGATAATGCGCCGCTTGCTTCGCCAGATCGCCGCCGGCGACGCGAGCTTGGGTGATACCACGACCTTAGAAGACCTTTCGGTGCTGTCCCGGCTGCAAAACGAGGAAGAGTAGGCGCTCCCACTCCCCTGACCCCCGCCTTGAAGAGCAAGCGCGCTCGATGGTAAGCTCAAGGCGGGAAGTGGGCTTGAGCCCACTTTTTTATTGGGGCCGCCGACGCCCAGAGCGCCGGCAGGGATGGCAGCCATGGTCCTTAAGCTCAATCCCACCGCCGCCAGGGTGATGGAGTTGCTCGAGCCGCATATCGAGCGGCTGGGTTTCGAGCTGGTTTTGGTGGAGTATCGCGGCGCCCCGCGGGGCGCGCTGCTGCGGTTGTTTGTGGATCGGCCCGAGGGTGGGATCGGCTTGGACGAGTTGGAGCCGATCAGCCGGATGGTGGGCGACCTGCTGGACGTGTATGACCCGGTGGAGGGGAGCTACACCTTGGAGGTATCGTCCCCGGGCGTGGATCGGCCGCTGACCAAGCTGGGCCATTTCGAACGCTACTGCGGCCAGCGGGTCAAGGTGCGCACCCATCAGGGGCACGAGGGGCAGAAATCGTTCGTGGGCGTGCTGGCGACGGTTGATGCTGGCGGGATCGAGGTCGAAGACGAGATTAGCCGACGGCGCTTGAGTCTGCGCTTCGAGGATATAAAGGAGGCCCGATACCAACATCAGTTCCAGAGCCCGCGCCCGGGATAGGTGGCGCGGCGGCGGCTGAGTTAGAGCAGCGATTTGGCGCCACAGGCGCGTGGGAGGCTACAATGCAGCCGGATTTGAACCGGGTTATCGAACAGGTATCCAAGGAAAAGGGCATCGATAAATCCATCGTCATCAGTGCCGTCGAAGAGATGATGCATTCGGCGGCGCGGCGCACCTTTGGAGCCGAGCGCAACATCGAGTCGCGCTACAACGCCGACCTGGGCGAAGTGGAGTTGTTCGAGATCAAGACCGTCAGCGAGGAGGCAGGGGCGAGCCAAGTCGGATTGGCCGAAGCACGCACCAAATATGACCCTGAGGCCCAGGCCGGCGACGAGATTTTGATCAAGCTGGATACCGCGACCATGGGACGCATCGCGGCCCAGGCGGCCAAGCAGAACCTAATCCAGCATATCCGCGACGCCGAACGTAAACAGATTTACAGCGAATTCAAGGACCGTAGGGGCGAGGTGATCTCGGGCATTGTGCAGCGCTTCGAGCGCAAGAACATGATTGTAAACCTGGGCCGCACCGAAGCTATTTTGCCCGAAAAGGAACAGATCCCTCACGAGCGATATCGCCAGGGCGATC
This region includes:
- a CDS encoding alpha/beta hydrolase, with the translated sequence MALEPGPSIAAAFPENRYITLNGLRLHYADWGGDDALGTFVLLHGGAANTHWWDAVAPALTGQGRVLALDFRGHGESQWAAPDSYGPKGYVADTEAFLSQLKVPVVLVGHSMGGMVALWVATRKLIGLEMLVLADSPGIPPSLLRRLRWLRRQRRAQTGGRPELPSAEAVVRRFHLIPTATTASAETLARLALASAEELPNGHWAFRFDPQTRAWRRRGGHLPAPDPRAVQIPTLILRGAGSTIVSPRLARWLHRKIAGSELRELPHTFHHITLDDPAATAKAISDFVRRHRAPYTQAQARVM
- a CDS encoding ABC-F family ATP-binding cassette domain-containing protein, whose protein sequence is MLSLEELTKHYGDRKIFDRVSWAMGDDSRVGLVGLNGAGKSTLLKIIAGLIAPDGGRVSRPQRARVGYLAQDTPEMGGRPLLVETLSALNEIDALNRRRQELEVILAQPQHPDHDAALAELGEVLTELERHDFYTAQSRAESLLFGLGFTASDLSRDVAEFSGGIRMRIGLAKLLLQRPEFLMLDEPTNHLDLEARNWLEEFLLSYPGGMIVVSHDRYFLDRVTQRTVEVGRGRLTEYQGGYSLYLRQRDERFALEMAAYEKQREEIEHIEAFVSRFRAQASKAKLVQSRVKQLEKIERLEPPLGADRPPAIRFPQAPRSGRMVLELSGAGKRYGELLVYEGIDLAIERGGRIALVGPNGAGKSTLMKLLAGVEPLSAGRRTVGHNVLIGYFAQDLSDSLDGQKTVLDELSDSARHLSQLAVRNLLAAMLFSGDDVLKRTGVLSGGEKGRLALAKVLAQPTNCLLLDEPTNNLDIVAKDSLLEALQSYPGTVVIVSHDRYILNQLVEEVIEVGQGRALRYLGNYDDYLVKKEQMAAGTVAPTLGSAARSAATSVSANGDHNGKGAVKREPIDREAQRKQQRVARARRDLEAAIESKEARRAQLASEMADPNFYLTRKDAHDLIGDYETLGREIDQLYNDLVKLDANP
- a CDS encoding MFS transporter, producing the protein MSILELKGRQWTILLSLFVLLMLATGPGLGAIGIIMPALIREFRWDRAQVSSLIFASTFVGGLLGPVVGWLIDYAGANWVMATGFAILGSSYLGLSYAHSWVAMFALYSAFGLGMAMSGMVPAMVVAVNWFGHRRGAGSGVAIFGFTLGLAAVAPVVTALIAAGGWRIALRVLALPPMLIGIPLSAALIRTRPPAPAALTASQEMALQPGLEVGEGLRRPAFWLLLAVQFTFAIGFGEVFLHIVTYLIGAGFAPGQAAAIFSAQTLMSGVGVVLLGILADRLSARQVLSVSMVVLAAGIAALLGSAHLGYRTPMVLLFILCWGTTATSINTLLPILIAETLGLRRLGTFSGIVLLVGAVAHSLGPLLSGILFDLTGSYVRPFELAIVLVFATGLLVVGVRPAKGWDRVEEPVDMRAGG
- a CDS encoding DUF3536 domain-containing protein, translating into MSEAQRSIVIHGHFYQPPRESPWTGLIAPEPSAAPFSNWNERITSECYGANAHAPVSAGSVIHLRNNYEHLSCDFGPTLMGWMQRHGKQAYGAIVRADALSAQRLGGQGNTLAQSYNHSILPLLLDADKELQIAWGIEDFRFRFKRLPVGIWLPECAADPATLAAVARAGIKFVILAPWQGRFQAATADESAGAGPFVWRSDDLSLAVFRYDRELSSQVAFGDALVDGERWADAIIARARGLAPGATLLIATDGETFGHHKRHGAAELARAFDRLAREPDLSITNCAEVLQRVAPAGNFTLEGVTSWSCAHGVERWRSDCGCRLSEGTSQSWRAPLREAMEFVKTQVDTVYAREAASVLADPRAALLESIGLALDPSPALAEQFFIRYKVGEEAARARLQALFEMQRAAQAAFTSCAWFFDDFAGLEGRIVLRWAARAVELAAFFSPSIEPELLERLRGLHSNRRESGDGATLYLSLKAREPRVRS
- a CDS encoding PKD domain-containing protein; the encoded protein is MLVMALAGAAAAQDNGPAPTAMSLPEMPSVAVNAFPTIGMAPLTVGFFPAIDDPEGGQIASYRWDFGDGTQATTPPEVTLKTYTKPGSYVASLTIVTDDGRSATGFTGITVERPAAR
- the rimP gene encoding ribosome maturation factor RimP — protein: MAAMVLKLNPTAARVMELLEPHIERLGFELVLVEYRGAPRGALLRLFVDRPEGGIGLDELEPISRMVGDLLDVYDPVEGSYTLEVSSPGVDRPLTKLGHFERYCGQRVKVRTHQGHEGQKSFVGVLATVDAGGIEVEDEISRRRLSLRFEDIKEARYQHQFQSPRPG
- the acs gene encoding acetate--CoA ligase; protein product: MASTGTSDIESLLSESRIFPPPPSFSSRAQIKTLAEYDALYRRAEVDPDGFWAEQARELSWFTPFKQVLEWKFPFARWFVGGQLNVAYNCLDRHLDGPRRNKAAIIWEGEPGDSRVLTYQLLAQEVARAANGLKSLGVKAGDRVAIYLPMVPEAAIVMLACARIGAIHSVVFGGFSADALRDRINDAEAVVCITADGGWRRGQIVELKRNADEALPQTPSVRHCVVVRRTGQAIEMQAGRDLWWDDVMAGQSAQCEPVAVDSDHPLFTLYTSGTTGKPKGVVHSSAGYLLHVLKTMRWVFDLRDEDLFWCTADVGWVTGHSYVVYGPLAAGGTTLMYEGAPNAPANDRFWQIIEKYRVNTFYTAPTAIRTFVKWGDEWVRKHDLSSLRLLGSVGEPINPEAWMWYHEVVGGGRCPIVDTWWQTETGGILISPMPGATPTKPGSATKPLPGVIAEVVNRDGQAVDVNQGGLLVIKRPWPGMLSTIFRDPERYRQQYFSQIPEVYTTGDGARRDQDGYFWIMGRVDDVINVAGHRLGTMEVESALVSHPTVAEAAVVGRPDELKGQALVCFVTLQGTHGGSDKLREELRAHVAKEIGAFARPDTIRFTEALPKTRSGKIMRRLLRQIAAGDASLGDTTTLEDLSVLSRLQNEEE